One genomic segment of Brassica napus cultivar Da-Ae chromosome A3, Da-Ae, whole genome shotgun sequence includes these proteins:
- the LOC111211576 gene encoding protein GAMETE EXPRESSED 1-like — MDIFNRKFLLFLFIILLDSSILSHSWGWFSSSEQNTDSSFSRPIKSNPEFSIEVFNDQKAVQVLENAKNQLVGPSSCWQTAYSYLISGCKDMVATEEQRKRFAWHLSDCFQKESGRPEFPTCNDRSTMISCLKKLDDHEHKIYLEFMLETNTICQQLQSHALKNEIERLVNDLKRTAQSTEEKLDILESKSDDLLQSTSKIHESLGSVDVVVKNVAHTTTTIGTQVSGLSQQTKDIYQEQKGITESQLALKEGQEKMGEAMKIGMEMFNDTVTDVKEGVDKLKNDTKQIGGEINVLGEKMTSKMSALENQTSAIGTITNTTLDKQQKLLDGQSVAIESIQSLNQFQSEALQESRSTLQRFVEFSQEQQEDLAKRQEELQQVHDHLFENSKSMLAAQEAFEAKQASMFVALDKLFALHNAMLVESRVIKAFFIYFLSIFVIYMFTSTKQTYIIRPRLYIGLCVTLALEVASLRYVNDAEHRAWVINVIRSIFAALASAQLLHAAFTYRDYEVLNHDILLRLVDKVNSMQSKRDLSWDEDSASEVDWNSWIDTDIVDDGDSLRDPDYKIPEQIMDSSVFTSSSRLYNLRAR, encoded by the exons ATGGATATTTTTAACAGAAAATTTCTTCTGTTTCTATTCATTATACTTTTAGATTCTTCAATATTATCCCACAGCTGGGGATGGTTCTCTTCTTCTGAACAAAACacagactcttccttctcacgGCCTATCAAATCCAACCCCGAGTTCTCCATAGAAGTTTTCAACGACCAGAAGGCAGTCCAAGTCCTTGAAAACGCTAAAAACCAGCTCGTAGGTCCAAGCAGCTGCTGGCAAACTGCATATAGTTACCTTATCTCTGGCTGCAAGGACATGGTTGCTACAGAAGAACAGAGGAAGAGATTTGCTTGGCATCTGAGTGATTGCTTCCAGAAGGAATCAGGAAGACCGGAGTTCCCCACGTGCAATGATAGATCAACAATGATAAGTTGCCTCAAGAAGTTAGATGATCATGAGCACAAGATCTATTTAGAGTTCATGCTTGAGACCAACACCATCTGCCAACAACTACA GAGTCATGCATTGAAGAATGAGATAGAGAGGCTTGTGAATGATTTAAAGAGAACAGCACAGAGTACAGAAGAGAAACTTGATATCCTAGAGAGCAAATCAGATGATCTGTTGCAGAGTACGAGCAAGATTCATGAATCTTTAGGGTCAGTAGATGTTGTGGTTAAGAACGTGGCTCACACGACAACTACAATAGGAACTCAAGTGAGTGGCTTGTCTCAGCAAACCAAAGATATCTATCAAGAACAAAAAGGCATTACAGAATCACAGTTAGCGTTAAAGGAAGGTCAAGAGAAGATGGGAGAAGCCATGAAGATTGGAATGGAGATGTTCAACGATACCGTTACTGACGTCAAAGAAGGTGTTGATAAATTGAAGAACGACACAAAGCAAATAGGTGGTGAGATAAACGTTCTTGGAGAGAAAATGACGTCCAAAATGTCTGCTTTGGAGAATCAAACAAGTGCCATTGGGACTATCACGAACACTACGTTGGATAAACAGCAGAAGCTTTTAGACGGTCAATCCGTAGCCATCGAGAGTATACAGTCTCTTAACCAGTTTCAGAGCGAGGCACTGCAAGAGAGTAGGAGTACACTGCAACGTTTCGTCGAGTTTAGCCAAGAGCAACAGGAAGATCTTGCGAAGCGGCAAGAGGAGCTTCAACAGGTTCATGATCACTTGTTTGAGAATTCTAAATCGATGCTTGCAGCTCAGGAAGCGTTTGAGGCGAAGCAGGCGAGCATGTTTGTGGCTTTGGATAAGCTGTTTGCTTTGCACAATGCGATGCTTGTTGAGTCCAGGGTGATCAAAGCTTTCTTCATCTACTTCTTGTCGATCTTTGTCATCTACATGTTTACCAGTACGAAGCAAACTTACATCATAAGGCCAAGGCTTTACATTG GTTTGTGCGTTACCTTAGCATTAGAAGTGGCAAGTTTGCGTTACGTGAATGATGCAGAACACAGAGCATGGGTTATAAACGTTATCAGGTCTATCTTCGCTGCTCTTGCTTCAGCTCAGCTTCTTCATGCTGCTTTTACATACAG GGACTATGAAGTACTAAACCACGATATTCTCTTAAGATTAGTAGATAAGGTTAACAGCATGCAAAGCAAGAGAGACCTTTCGTGGGATGAAGATAGTGCGAGCGAGGTTGATTGGAATTCTTGGATTGATACAGATATAGTTGATGATGGTGACAGTCTCAGAGATCCTGATTACAAGATTCCAGAACAGATCATGGATAGTTCGGTGTTCACCTCATCATCAAGATTGTACAATCTCCGTGCTCGATAA